GATGACCCGCGACGCCGCTGGCCCGTACTGGCGGATGGCCGGGATGGGCAGGCCGACGATGGCCCGGACATGCAGGGCGAATTCGGACAGGTCCTGGGAAATGAGCGTGACCATGCCGGTGTCGTGGGGCCGGGGCGACACCTCGGAAAAAAGCACCTGGTCGCCCTTGATAAACAGCTCCACGCCAAACAGCCCCCGTCCGCCCAGGGCGGCGGTGATGGTTTTGGCCATGTCCTGGGCCTTGGCCAGGGCAGCCTCGGTCATGGGATGGGGCTGCCAGGATTCGCGGTAGTCGCCCTTTTCCTGGCGATGGCCGATAGGCGGACAAAAGCTGGTGCCGTCGACGTGGCGCACGGTTAAGAGCGTGATTTCGTAGTCAAATTCCACGAAGCCTTCGACGATCACCCGTCCGGCTCCGGCCCGGCCGGCGGTCTGGGCGTATTCCCAGGATTTTTCGGCTTCGGCCAGGCTGCGGGCCACGCTTTGTCCCTTGCCCGACGAGGACATGACCGGCTTCACCACGCAGGGGAAACCCACGGTCTGGCAGGCGGCCAGGAATTCCTCCCGGGTGTCGGCAAAGCGGTAGGGCGAGGTGGCAAGTCCCAGCTCCTCGGCGGCCAGACGGCGGATGCCTTCGCGGTCCATGGTCAGCCGGGTGGCCCGGGCCGTGGGGACGACATGGACGCCTTCGGCCTCAAGGGCCAGCAACTCCTCGGTGGCGATAGCCTCGATTTCCGGCACGACGAAGTCAGGTTTCTCTGTCTCGATGATCCGGCGCAGGGCGGCGGCGTCGAG
Above is a window of Desulfovibrio sp. TomC DNA encoding:
- the purT gene encoding formate-dependent phosphoribosylglycinamide formyltransferase; this encodes MAIIGTPLTSVATKLMLLGSGELGKEVAIEAQRLGIEVIAVDRYPNAPAMQVAHRAYVVSMLDAAALRRIIETEKPDFVVPEIEAIATEELLALEAEGVHVVPTARATRLTMDREGIRRLAAEELGLATSPYRFADTREEFLAACQTVGFPCVVKPVMSSSGKGQSVARSLAEAEKSWEYAQTAGRAGAGRVIVEGFVEFDYEITLLTVRHVDGTSFCPPIGHRQEKGDYRESWQPHPMTEAALAKAQDMAKTITAALGGRGLFGVELFIKGDQVLFSEVSPRPHDTGMVTLISQDLSEFALHVRAIVGLPIPAIRQYGPAASRVILAEGDSTSPRYEILPQALAEPDTAIRLFGKPEVHGLRRMGVALALGRDVEDAKRKAIATASQVKVVL